A genome region from Marasmius oreades isolate 03SP1 chromosome 5, whole genome shotgun sequence includes the following:
- a CDS encoding uncharacterized protein (CAZy:GH43), translated as MKSATTIEGLKSAASKVIFSDSTAGRNFDFWAPEFWYLDGTWHLYYSVAGNGDDATHRLHVARGGTNANDPSAGAYSYVGSLIPPNLSTQWAADGSILEVGGSRYLIFSSFQGSNQCLFIVRMTSPTTITGNAVVISCPTLTWEKSGSPVQEGPEAITINGVTHIVYSASFCGTDDYALGILTLSSGADPMSASSWVKSSNPLFSKDPSVGVYGPGHHFMFQKGSAWYFAYHAKSATNQGCGNTRTTRVQPFSTSGNNPVFPKPLGTGVAINEP; from the exons ATGAAGTCCGCTACGACTATTGAAGGCCTGAAAAGTGCTGCTTCGAAGGTGATCTTCTCTGATAGCACTGCTGGAAG GAATTTCGATTTCTG GGCGCCCGAATTCTG GTACCTTGACGGCACCTGGCACCT ATATTATTCTGTGGCGGGGAACGGAGACGATGCCACTCACCGTTTACATGTTGCTCGTGGTGGTACTAATGCGAACGATCCCTCTGCTGGAGCTTATTCCTATGTCGGTTCATTGATCCCGCCCAACCTCTCCACCCAGTGGGCTGCCGACGGTAGTATCCTCGAAGTGGGCGGATCGCGCTACCTCATCTTCTCCTCGTTTCAAGGCTCCAATCAATGTTTGTTTATCGTCAGAATGACTAgccccaccaccatcaccggGAATGCTGTAGTGATAAGCTGCCCCACGCTCACTTGG GAAAAGTCAGGTTCGCCTGTACAGGAAGGTCCGG AGGCTATCACGATTAACGGCGTGACCCAC ATCGTATATTCGGCTTCTTTCTGCGGTACGGACGACTAC GCCCTGGGTATACTTACCCTCAGCTCTGGAGCTGACCCCATGTCGGCCTCCAGCTGGGTCAAG AGCTCTAACCCACTCTTTAGTAAGGATCCGTCGGTTGGAGTTTACGGTCCGGGCCACCA CTTCATGTTCCAGAAAGGGAGTGCGTGGTATTTTGCCTACCACGCAAAATCTGCGACCAATCAAGGTTGTGGTAATACTCGTACTACCAGAGTTCAACCTTTTAGCACCTCTGGAAACAACCCAGTCTTCCCAAAGCCTTTAGGAACGGGTGTTGCGATCAACGAACCTTGA
- a CDS encoding uncharacterized protein (MEROPS:MER0210990), whose product MATTPSVLTIEHGAHIAYEIRGSRLLGTKVPIVLIGGMTAVRQDWERFVDCLSKGRPVLIYDHRGMGDSVASPDAIEEISIEVLARDLLALIDHLRWRHVAFCGWSMGGVVLQQLLTLPYHPKNPTPLPFCPTHVFLAATRSIVLLDQGLQYKPTPGNKSRTPAEKRMVAIKILEQTFDREWLERNRSRFEYLCKRGASAIRPPAVVAKQQEALRTFDFVGLLHQLPRNLNMLIIHGELDQVIPFKAAKAMMGLFPWAEFVETGPQEEGKVPTLRFGHHWYEYFDIEVWRDVIERFMEK is encoded by the exons ATGGCCACTACTCCATCAGTATTGACAATCGAACATGGCGCTCACATTGCTTATGAAATACGAGGAAGTCGGCTCCTGGGCACGAAGGTACCGATTGTTCTCATCGGTGGAATGACTGCGGTCCGGCAGGACTGGGAGAGGTTCGTTGATTGTTTATCGAAAGGTCGCCCAG TTTTGATCTATGATCATAG GGGAATGGGAGACTCAGTAGCTTCACCAGACGCCATTGAAGAGATTTCCATCGAGGTTTTAGCTCGAGATTTGCTCGCTTTAATTGACCACCTTAGATGGAGGCACGTCGCTTTTTGCGGGTGGTCTATGGGTG GGGTCGTTCTACAACAACTCTTAACCCTACCCTACCACCCCAAGAATCCGACACCTTTACCTTTCTGTCCAACCCATGTTTTTCTTGCTGCGACTCGTTCGATAGTATTACTCGACCAAGGGCTGCAATACAAGCCCACTCCTGGTAATAAATCTCGGACGCCAGCAGAAAAAAGGATGGTTGCTATCAAGATATTAGAACAGACTTTCGACCGGGAATGGCTTGAACGGAATAGATCCCGATTTGAGTATCTCTGTAAACGGGGAGCTTCCGCAAT ACGCCCACCTGCAGTAGTTG CGAAACAACAGGAAGCG CTCAGGACATTTGATTTCGTGGGACTTTTACACCAGCTTCCACGTAACTTGAATATGCTTATCATACACGGAGAACTTGACCAGGTCATTCCATTCAAGGCGGCCAAG GCTATGATGGGCCTCTTCCCGTGGGCAGAATTTGTAGAGACGGGCCCACAGGAGGAAGGGAAAGTTCCAACGCTTCGTTTTGGTCATCACTGGTATGAATATTTTGATATCGAGGTATGGAGGGATGTAATAGAGAGGTTCATGGAGAAGTGA
- a CDS encoding uncharacterized protein (CAZy:GH43): MVFLRALALFALLTSSVSALAVTEAGNRTLETLAGTFTNPLNQQRGADPCMRFINGNYYLTSTQNSNIQMKSATTIEGLKSAASKVIFSDSTAGRNFDFWAPEFWYLDGTWHLYYSVAGNGDDATHRLHVARGGTNANDPSAGAYSYVGSLIPPNLSTQWAADGSILEVGGSRYLIFSSFQGSNQCLFIVRMTSPTTITGNAVVISCPTLTWEKSGSPVQEGPEAITINGVTHIVYSASFCGTDDYALGILTLSSGADPMSASSWVKSSNPLFSKDPSVGVYGPGHHFMFQKGSAWYFAYHAKSATNQGCGNTRTTRVQPFSTSGNNPVFPKPLGTGVAINEP, translated from the exons ATGGTCTTCCTTAGGGCACTAGCTCTGTTCGCATTACTCACATCTTCCGTGTCTGCTCTGGCCGTCACCGAAGCAGGGAATAGAACACTGGAGACTCTCGCTGGGACGTTCACCAACCCGTTGAATCAGCAGAGA GGGGCTGATCCTTGCATGCGATTCATTAATGGCAACTACTATCTTACCTCCACACAAAACAGCAACATTCAAATGAAGTCCGCTACGACTATTGAAGGCCTGAAAAGTGCTGCTTCGAAGGTGATCTTCTCTGATAGCACTGCTGGAAG GAATTTCGATTTCTG GGCGCCCGAATTCTG GTACCTTGACGGCACCTGGCACCT ATATTATTCTGTGGCGGGGAACGGAGACGATGCCACTCACCGTTTACATGTTGCTCGTGGTGGTACTAATGCGAACGATCCCTCTGCTGGAGCTTATTCCTATGTCGGTTCATTGATCCCGCCCAACCTCTCCACCCAGTGGGCTGCCGACGGTAGTATCCTCGAAGTGGGCGGATCGCGCTACCTCATCTTCTCCTCGTTTCAAGGCTCCAATCAATGTTTGTTTATCGTCAGAATGACTAgccccaccaccatcaccggGAATGCTGTAGTGATAAGCTGCCCCACGCTCACTTGG GAAAAGTCAGGTTCGCCTGTACAGGAAGGTCCGG AGGCTATCACGATTAACGGCGTGACCCAC ATCGTATATTCGGCTTCTTTCTGCGGTACGGACGACTAC GCCCTGGGTATACTTACCCTCAGCTCTGGAGCTGACCCCATGTCGGCCTCCAGCTGGGTCAAG AGCTCTAACCCACTCTTTAGTAAGGATCCGTCGGTTGGAGTTTACGGTCCGGGCCACCA CTTCATGTTCCAGAAAGGGAGTGCGTGGTATTTTGCCTACCACGCAAAATCTGCGACCAATCAAGGTTGTGGTAATACTCGTACTACCAGAGTTCAACCTTTTAGCACCTCTGGAAACAACCCAGTCTTCCCAAAGCCTTTAGGAACGGGTGTTGCGATCAACGAACCTTGA
- a CDS encoding uncharacterized protein (CAZy:GH43), translated as MRFINGNYYLTSTQNSNIQMKSATTIEGLKSAASKVIFSDSTAGRNFDFWAPEFWYLDGTWHLYYSVAGNGDDATHRLHVARGGTNANDPSAGAYSYVGSLIPPNLSTQWAADGSILEVGGSRYLIFSSFQGSNQCLFIVRMTSPTTITGNAVVISCPTLTWEKSGSPVQEGPEAITINGVTHIVYSASFCGTDDYALGILTLSSGADPMSASSWVKSSNPLFSKDPSVGVYGPGHHFMFQKGSAWYFAYHAKSATNQGCGNTRTTRVQPFSTSGNNPVFPKPLGTGVAINEP; from the exons ATGCGATTCATTAATGGCAACTACTATCTTACCTCCACACAAAACAGCAACATTCAAATGAAGTCCGCTACGACTATTGAAGGCCTGAAAAGTGCTGCTTCGAAGGTGATCTTCTCTGATAGCACTGCTGGAAG GAATTTCGATTTCTG GGCGCCCGAATTCTG GTACCTTGACGGCACCTGGCACCT ATATTATTCTGTGGCGGGGAACGGAGACGATGCCACTCACCGTTTACATGTTGCTCGTGGTGGTACTAATGCGAACGATCCCTCTGCTGGAGCTTATTCCTATGTCGGTTCATTGATCCCGCCCAACCTCTCCACCCAGTGGGCTGCCGACGGTAGTATCCTCGAAGTGGGCGGATCGCGCTACCTCATCTTCTCCTCGTTTCAAGGCTCCAATCAATGTTTGTTTATCGTCAGAATGACTAgccccaccaccatcaccggGAATGCTGTAGTGATAAGCTGCCCCACGCTCACTTGG GAAAAGTCAGGTTCGCCTGTACAGGAAGGTCCGG AGGCTATCACGATTAACGGCGTGACCCAC ATCGTATATTCGGCTTCTTTCTGCGGTACGGACGACTAC GCCCTGGGTATACTTACCCTCAGCTCTGGAGCTGACCCCATGTCGGCCTCCAGCTGGGTCAAG AGCTCTAACCCACTCTTTAGTAAGGATCCGTCGGTTGGAGTTTACGGTCCGGGCCACCA CTTCATGTTCCAGAAAGGGAGTGCGTGGTATTTTGCCTACCACGCAAAATCTGCGACCAATCAAGGTTGTGGTAATACTCGTACTACCAGAGTTCAACCTTTTAGCACCTCTGGAAACAACCCAGTCTTCCCAAAGCCTTTAGGAACGGGTGTTGCGATCAACGAACCTTGA
- a CDS encoding uncharacterized protein (MEROPS:MER0256224) codes for MSLPRGIYHIENAGVGSAIELKDGSSVDGTPIVGWHSTPDTINWHQLWLAEPITNLADTFTLCNLFSGTYMDLYNGSSEAGTIINGRHGTASTTDTHQLWTIKKTSDGRSYKIQNYGSKTFVDLVYADSSDGAKIAGWTGTWEQSNPHQNWYFNRMSVSSEEAQATIARNPHIHGTYRGYILDGEYLVLPNATFTEIWNDSGLPARNWRDQIYDCDDFAIAMKAAVGKWGADNWKANGFAIFCGVMLGVNEAGDAAHAYNFTITKDLADIVFFEPQNGEYPNNIGYNSYMAFY; via the exons ATGTCTCTGCCACGCGGAATTT ATCACATCGAGAATGCTGGGGTTGGCAGTGCCATTGAGCTCAAAGACG GCAGCTCCGTTGACG GCACACCTATCGTTGGCTGGCATTCTACACCAGACACGATCAACTGGCATCAGCTCTGGCTTGCTGAACCAATCACCAACCTTGCTGATACCTTTACCCTTTGTAATCTGTTCAGCGGTACCTACATGGATCTCTACAACG GTTCTTCCGAAGCGGGGACCATAATCAATGGTCGGCACGGAACTGCCTCTACGACCGATACCCACCAGCTCTGGACCATCAAGAAGACGAGCGACGGTAGGAGCTACAA GATCCAGAATTATGGAAGCAAAA CCTTCGTCGATCTTGTCTATGC CGACAGCTCTGATGGGGCCAAAATTGCTGGATGGACCGGCACTTGGGAGCAAAGCAACCCTCACCAGAATTGGTACTTCAATAGGATGAGCGTCTCCAGCGAGGAGGCCCAAGCGACTATCGCGCGAAACCCTCACATTCACGGGACATACAGAGGATACATCCTCGATGGAGA ATATCTTGTCCTCCCTAACGCCACTTTCACTGAGATTTGGAATGACTCCGGTCTTCCTGCTCGCAACTGGCGTGACCAAATCTATGATTGCGATGACTTTGCTATAG CCATGAAGGCCGCCGTTGGGAAGTGGGGCGCCGACAACTGGAAAGCTAAT GGCTTCGCCATCTTCTGTGGAGTTATGCTTGGTGTCAACGAGGCTGGAGATGCGGCCCATGCTTACAACTTCACCATCACCAAGGACCTTGCTGACATTGTCTTCTTTGA GCCTCAGAACGGTGAATACCCG AACAACATTGGCTATAATAGTTACATGGCCTTCTACTGA
- a CDS encoding uncharacterized protein (BUSCO:EOG09264OYZ) produces the protein MTTAIKGISQPQLKLDGSPLRIAIVHARWNKTIIDALVQGAVTKLKENGVKESNITVESVPGSFELPLAVKRMIGGSHIQQASNETDLLGGLNFSAGAKPISRSSTPAPILLGSSQAFDAVIAIGVLIKGATMHFEYICDTVSHSLMKIQVDTGVPVIFGVLTALTDDQALERAGIGRGETKGHNHGEDWGLAAVEMGLHVRRWAQGKFS, from the exons ATGACCACCGCTATCAAAGGCATCTCTCAGCCTCAACTCAAGCTCGATGGATCGCCGTTGCGTATTGCTATAGTCCATGCTAGGTGGAACAAAACAATTATCGATGCTCTTGTTCAAGGCGCCGTTACCAAGCTGAAAGAAAACGGGGTAAAGGAGAGCAACATCACTGTTGAATCTGTTCCCGGGAGCTTTGAACTTCCTCTAGCCGTTAAAAG AATGATTGGTGGCTCCCATATTCAACAAGCTTCTAATGAAACCGATCTCTTGGGTGGCCTCAATTTCAGTGCTGGTGCTAAGCCAATCTCCAGATCATCTACACCGGCGCCAATACTTCTGGGCTCCTCTCAAGCGTTCGATGCAGTGATTGCTATCGGTGTTCTCATTAAGGGGGCCACCATGCACTTTGAATACATCTGCGATACCGTTTCCCACTCGTTGATGAAGATTCAGGTTGACACGGGGGTCCCAGTCATCTTTGGGGTGTTGACGGCGTTGACGGATGATCAGGCTTTGGAGAGGGCTGGTATTGGACGTGGAGAGACAAAAGGACATAATCACGGAGAAGATTGGGGTCTGGCGGCTGTTGAGATGGGTTTGCATGTGAGGCGGTGGGCACAAGGAAAGTTCTCATGA
- a CDS encoding uncharacterized protein (BUSCO:EOG092639H5), which produces MPRGNDLRAFTHKRNIAPCHSFIHDLLLMLFSRKNIIRTGKKPLYAASKVLNVSSTTASSAFAKCWVHGTNKTSAIFRSVKNQGLRRVYSTGSGNGSEGKNLNSGSGRSIPFYHKLVNAWTSTPVVWYPIPIAVGAILLVAIQYRKKSRRASKEVQVDEEGREIIKLKGPWQVHVLGALPLRNMSRLWGYMNSLELPPWFRPVGFRVYAYAFGCNLDEIEPSDLRAYNSLGEFFYRKLKPGVRPVDDAVLVSPADGRVLHFGKVQDLRVEQVKGITYSLDALLGVDRPESPPPTPIPSHRHTMPIVDDHEFANVNGIEYSLGQLIGDSPPSTPRSEEPRTKKFGEQTDASVVEAGRNLKETIVHDASVALEVGMGDVRATPKPSVGNLRPGNSLYFTVIYLAPGDYHRFHSPTAWVVEKRRHFVGELFSVSPYIAKRLENLFVLNERVALLGRWTYGFFGMIPVGATNVGSIKINFDSTLRTNERGRLPPPGTYTEAVYSEASPILNGQPLLRAQEMGGFSFGSTIVLVFEAPETFKFSIENNQRVRVGQRLGDVSRNLDSFKAKQE; this is translated from the exons ATGCCACGCGGCAACGATTTACGTGCGTTCACCCACAAGCGAAATATCGCCCCTTGCCACTCCTTTATCCACGACCTCCTTCTGATGCTCTTCTCAAGGAAAAATATCATCCGGACGGGCAAAAAACCTCTTTACGCAGCCTCCAAAGTACTCAATGTCTCCAGTACAACTGCCTCTTCGGCGTTTGCGAAATGCTGGGTACACGGAACCAATAAGACTTCTGCAATCTTTCGTTCTGTGAAGAATCAAGGTCTTCGAAGGGTTTATTCCACTGGTAGTGGCAACGGTAGTGAGGGGAAAAATCTGAATAGTGGTTCAGGGAGGAGTATACCATTTTATC ACAAACTTGTGAATGCATGGACGTCAACGCCAGTTGTGTGGTACCCGATTCCAATCGCTGTCGGTGCAATACTTCTCGTGGCAATACAGTATCGCAAGAAATCGAGGCGCGCAAGTAAAGAAGTTCAGGTCGAcgaggaaggaagggaaatCATTAAACTAAAAGGCCCCTGGCAG GTCCACGTTCTTGGTGCCCTCCCACTTCGTAATATGTCACGGTTATGGGGCTACATGAACTCTCTGGAACTCCCACCCTGGTTCAGGCCTGTCGGCTTTCGAGTATACGCCTACGCGTTCGGCTGCAATCTCGACGAAATAGAACCCTCAGACCTTCGAGCTTACAATAGTTTGGGAGAGTTTTTCTACCGAAAGCTTAAACCCGGCGTGCGACCAGTGGATGACGCTGTCCTG GTCAGTCCCGCAGACGGTCGTGTACTTCATTTCGGCAAAGTCCAAGATCTACGAGTGGAACAAGTCAAAGGAATTACCTACTCCTTGGATGCTCTCCTAGGTGTAGATCGTCCAGAATCCCCTCCACCGACACCTATCCCTTCTCATCGCCACACTATGCCCATCGTAGATGACCACGAATTCGCCAACGTGAACGGTATCGAATACAGTCTTGGTCAATTGATTGGTGATTCGCCGCCTTCTACTCCTCGTTCTGAAGAACCACGGACAAAGAAGTTTGGTGAACAAACCGACGCATCTGTCGTCGAGGCTGGTCGAAATCTCAAGGAGACGATAGTCCATGACGCCTCTGTCGCGTTGGAAGTCGGCATGGGTGACGTTCGTGCTACCCCGAAACCCAGCGTGGGGAATCTGCGGCCAGGAAACTCTCTCTACTTTACCGTCATATACCTAGCACCAGGCGATTATCATCGgtttcacagtcccactgcTTGGGTGGTCGAGAAGCGAAGACACTTTGTGGGCGAGCTCTTTTCGGTGTCACCCTACATTGCAAAGAGATTGGAGAACCTGTTTGTCTTGAATGAGCGTGTCGCTCTACTTGGACGATGGACGTATGGGTTCTTTGGGATGATTCCCGTTGGTGCTACCAATGTTGGTAGTATCAAGATTAATTTCGATTCG ACACTACGCACCAACGAACGAGGTCGTCTACCTCCCCCTGGAACTTACACCGAAGCGGTTTACTCGGAAGCATCTCCGATCTTGAACGGGCAACCGTTGTTACGTGCGCAAGAGATGGGAGGCTTCAGTTTCGGAAGCACGATTGTGTTGGTGTTTGAGGCACCAGAGACATTCAAGTTTTCGATAGAGAATAATCAGAGAGTTAGGGTTGGACAAAGACTTGGCGACGTTTCGCGAAACCTCGACTCGTTCAAGGCCAAGCAAGAGTAA
- a CDS encoding uncharacterized protein (MEROPS:MER0017193): MMIEPLTVTAPDGASLAYEILGSQWIGRALPIVLIGGMTSLRGDWERLANPLAAHRPVLIYDHRGMGDSTYSTPERNDEITVESLARDLLTILTSLRWQELALCGFSMGGVVAQQLLFLQYHPTNPVSLPFRVTHVILSGTLCATIWSHGALRLQNLSEVSVPSRPLTLEEKKARVQPVLDSTFDPEWLADPANKDRREFLLNSMLSGRPGRTLSKQGLALRNFNFRGLHERLPRSIEFLILHGEKDAIVPISCGQELLQRIPWARSVQVGDRPGEVPSLGFGHQWFEYFDPEVWVGVVETFLDAKSPTTPPWSRL; this comes from the exons ATGATGATTGAGCCTCTCACTGTCACTGCTCCAGATGGTGCAAGTTTGGCGTACGAGATTCTAGGTTCTCAATGGATAGGCCGAGCTCTACCCATCGTGCTCATTGGCGGAATGACCTCTTTGAGAGGTGATTGGGAGAGGTTGGCCAATCCTCTTGCTGCTCATCGACCAG TCTTGATTTACGACCATCG AGGAATGGGTGATTCGACCTATTCAACACCGGAAAGAAATGATGAAATAACGGTAGAATCGCTCGCCAGGGATCTTCTGACTATCTTGACTTCCTTGAGATGGCAAGAATTGGCTTTATGTGGATTTTCGATGGGAG GTGTCGTCGCACAACAGCTTTTGTTCCTTCAATACCATCCAACAAACCCCGTTTCACTCCCTTTTCGCGTCACTCATGTCATTTTATCGGGCACTCTCTGTGCTACAATTTGGTCTCACGGCGCTCTTCGTCTCCAAAACCTGTCCGAAGTATCAGTACCATCTCGGCCTCTCACccttgaagagaagaaagcccGTGTGCAGCCGGTGCTAGACTCCACTTTTGACCCGGAGTGGTTGGCAGATCCTGCCAACAAGGATCGTCGAGAGTTCTTGCTCAATAGCATGCTTTCCGGaag ACCCGGCCGTACTCTCT CGAAGCAAGGTCTTGCA CTACGTAACTTTAACTTCAGGGGTCTTCACGAAAGGCTTCCTCGCAGTATCGAATTCTTGATTCTTCACGGGGAAAAGGATGCCATCGTTCCTATCTCATGCGGACAAGAACTTTTACAACGTATTCCATGGGCACGTTCGGTTCAAGTTGGAGATCGGCCTGGGGAAGTTCCCAGTCTGGGATTTGGTCATCAATGGTTTGAGTATTTCGACCCTGAAGTTTGGGTTGGCGTCGTGGAGACGTTCTTGGATGCGAAGTCACCAACAACACCACCATGGTCCCGTTTATGA